From Juglans regia cultivar Chandler chromosome 6, Walnut 2.0, whole genome shotgun sequence, the proteins below share one genomic window:
- the LOC108980349 gene encoding galactose mutarotase: MADPNTKPELFELNNGTMSVLITNLGCTITSLSVPGKDGKLADVVLGFDSLEPYLKGAAPYFGCIVGRVANRIKDGKFTLNGVEFSLPINKPPNSLHGGHKGFDKRVWDLVEHKKGENPSVTFKYHAHDGEEGYPGDVSVTATYKLTSSTTLRLDMEAVPENKPTPISLAQHTYWNLAGHNSGNILDHSIQIWANHITPVDQNTIPTGEIMPVKGTPFDFTYEKRVGESIHEVGIGYDHNYVLDHGEEKSGLKHAAKVKDPSSSRVLNLWSNAPGMQFYTGNYVNGVAGKGGAVYGKHAGLCLETQGFPNAINQSNFPSVVVQPGEKYKHTMLFEFSVE; this comes from the exons ATGGCAGATCCGAACACGAAGCCAGAGCTCTTTGAACTCAACAATGGAACAATGAGTGTTCTCATTACCAACCTGGGCTGCACCATCACTTCCTTGTCTGTACCTGGCAAAGACG GGAAATTGGCTGATGTTGTTCTTGGATTCGACTCTCTTGAACCATATCTG AAAGGTGCTGCGCCCTATTTTGGCTGCATTGTGGGTCGGGTCGCTAACAGAATCAAAGATGGAAAATTTACACTTAATGGGGTTGAATTCTCTTTGCCCATCAACAAGCCTCCAAACAGTCTCCATG GAGGGCACAAGGGATTTGATAAAAGGGTGTGGGATCTAGTCGAACATAAAAAAGGCGAGAACCCTTCAGTGACTTTTAAATATCACGCCCATGATGGGGAGGAAG GTTACCCAGGTGATGTCTCTGTGACTGCAACCTACAAACTTACTTCAAGCACAACACTGAGACTTGACATGGAAGCTGTGCCAGAGAACAAGCCAACTCCAATAAGCTTAGCTCAACACACTTACTGGAACTTAGCTGGCCACAACTCCGGGAACATACTTGACCACTCAATTCAGATTTGGGCAAACCATATTACTCCTGTGGATCAGAACACAATCCCTACTGGTGAGATCATGCCAGTGAAAGGCACCCCCTTTGATTTCACCTATGAAAAGAGGGTAGGCGAGTCAATCCATGAGGTTGGTATAGGGTATGACCACAACTATGTGCTAGACCATGGGGAAGAGAAATCAGGTTTGAAACATGCCGCCAAAGTGAAGGACCCGTCGAGCTCTAGGGTCCTTAACCTGTGGAGCAACGCTCCTGGGATGCAGTTTTATACAGGAAATTACGTGAATGGAGTCGCCGGTAAAGGAGGTGCTGTTTATGGAAAGCATGCTGGGCTATGTTTGGAGACTCAGGGATTCCCAAATGCCATAAACCAATCGAACTTCCCATCTGTTGTTGTTCAACCCGGTGAGAAGTATAAACACACAATGTTGTTTGAGTTTTCAGTTGAGTGA